A stretch of the Gracilinanus agilis isolate LMUSP501 chromosome 4, AgileGrace, whole genome shotgun sequence genome encodes the following:
- the GPR55 gene encoding G-protein coupled receptor 55, whose amino-acid sequence MRPGNQSQSCSFEKVDGLMKTVELGVHIPTFLLGLGLNVLAIRRFASFLRRRQEEYRATSIYMINLAAFDLLLVLSLPLKVALARASSFCTVGECLYFVSMYGSILTITFISFDRYVSIRYPLEVKYLRSPRNISIVCCTIWALVWAASIPIYTFHEEAANSTCFHNISSGAWSASAVIPLQVFGFFLPTATVCFCSFSSIHVLLGKADQRKTLVRKRADVIRSIAASLAVFVVSFLPVHLCIFLQFLVRNDFIQDCPTKQSISFSLQLAFCLSNINCCLDVFCYYFVNKEVRAGILSHHRPSRVQLFRQESVAVSTEDTEGKL is encoded by the coding sequence ATGAGGCCTGGGAACCAAAGCCAGAGCTGCTCCTTCGAAAAAGTCGACGGCCTGATGAAGACGGTGGAGCTGGGCGTCCACATCCCCACTTTCCTCCTGGGTCTCGGCCTCAACGTGCTGGCCATCCGCCGCTTCGCCTCCTTCCTGAGAAGGCGGCAGGAGGAGTACAGGGCCACGTCCATCTACATGATCAATCTGGCGGCCTTCGACCTGCTGCTCgtgctctctcttcctctcaagGTGGCGCTGGCCCGCGCCTCCTCCTTCTGCACCGTGGGCGAGTGCCTCTACTTCGTCAGCATGTACGGAAGCATCCTGACCATCACGTTCATCAGCTTCGACCGCTACGTGTCCATCAGGTACCCGCTGGAGGTCAAGTACCTCCGATCCCCCAGGAACATCTCCATCGTGTGCTGCACCATCTGGGCGCTGGTGTGGGCGGCCAGCATCCCCATCTACACCTTCCACGAGGAAGCGGCCAACTCCACGTGCTTCCACAACATATCGAGCGGCGCCTGGAGCGCCTCCGCCGTCATCCCTCTGCAGGTCTTCGGATTCTTCCTTCCCACGGCCACAGTCTGCTTCTGCTCCTTCAGCAGCATCCACGTTCTCCTGGGCAAGGCGGACCAGAGGAAGACTCTGGTCAGGAAGAGGGCGGACGTCATCCGCTCCATTGCCGCCAGCCTGGCCGTCTTTGTGGTCTCCTTCCTGCCCGTCCACCTCTGCATCTTCCTGCAGTTCCTGGTGAGGAACGACTTCATCCAAGACTGCCCTACGAAGCAGAGCATCAGCTTCTCCCTGCAGCTGGCCTTCTGCCTCTCCAACATCAACTGCTGCTTGGATGTCTTTTGCTACTACTTTGTCAACAAGGAAGTCAGGGCAGGCATTCTGAGCCACCACCGGCCCTCCCGCGTTCAGCTCTTCCGACAAGAGAGCGTGGCCGTGAGCACTGAGGACACGGAGGGGAAGCTCTAA